The proteins below are encoded in one region of Anguilla anguilla isolate fAngAng1 chromosome 3, fAngAng1.pri, whole genome shotgun sequence:
- the myoz3a gene encoding myozenin-2: MQAPYGDLTRQRKQQAMALSNEARGGHLNLGKKISVPRDIMMEELHLPATRGSRMFQERLKRVEMFTLENAANPPNRCPVVNHIQMSQNAQGGKENVRTEMIIQPRKMLVTTLDKTVAKKGSPNVIAPGYSGPLKEMPTEKFNVTAYPRGYCSPWSEALGQRGDLQITLNLPLPETPPQKQYITHYRCFNRAPIPFTRVAEAPRLVPTPRIEPVEVQSEPVQAPQHAGMRPNFNRAPRGWGMNYNPESNEL, from the exons ATGCAAGCGCCGTACGGTGACCTGACCAGGCAGAGGAAACAACAGGCCATGGCTTTGAGCAACGAAGCCAGAggag GCCATCTCAACCTCGGGAAGAAGATCAGTGTTCCCAGGGACATTATGATGGAGGAGCTGCATCTGCCAGCGACCCGAGGATCTCGCATGTTTCAGGAGCGACTGAAGAGGGTGGAGATGTTCACCTTGGAGAACGCAGCGAACCCGCCCAACCGT TGTCCAGTCGTGAACCACATCCAGATGTCCCAAAACGCACAGGGGGGCAAAGAGAATGTTCGCACGGAGATGATAATCCAGCCCAGGAAAATGTTGGTGACCACTCTGGACAAGACAGTGGCCAAGAAGGGCAGCCCAAATGTCATTGCCCCCG gttatTCCGGACCCCTGAAGGAGATGCCCACGGAGAAGTTCAACGTGACGGCGTACCCCAGGGGCTACTGTTCCCCGTGGAGTGAGGCGCTAGGCCAGCGTGGGGATCTGCAGATAACTCTCAACCTCCCTTTGCCTGAGACTCCTCCCCAGAAACAGTACATTACCCACTACAGGTGCTTCAACAG AGCCCCGATACCTTTTACCCGAGTGGCAGAAGCTCCGCGGTTGGTCCCCACGCCCCGGATCGAGCCCGTGGAGGTCCAGAGCGAGCCCGTCCAGGCCCCGCAGCACGCGGGCATGCGCCCAAACTTCAACCGCGCCCCCCGCGGCTGGGGCATGAACTACAACCCAGAGTCCAACGAGCTGTGA